The Musa acuminata AAA Group cultivar baxijiao chromosome BXJ1-8, Cavendish_Baxijiao_AAA, whole genome shotgun sequence genomic sequence CAAAACATTACAAGAACATGCCTGCGACTGTCAATGATCTTGTAATGATTTTGTATTGGTGATTGAAATGCTGTGGTACCTCAATTCTTGATTCTGATCTCAACAATTATGTGTAGCATATTTACTAGAAAATCAGTGATGCATGTTGGTGGTAACTATCTCCACAACTGCCATCATTGAATGCCAGTTTTAATCGCAAACCACGGTACGGCTAAAAATGGTTTTCCTCATCTTGAGAGATTTCATTTGTTGAGTATCTGTGTGAAGTTATCTGTTGAAGCACACTAACGAGTCATCACCGTACATACCTTATCCAGCTTGTAAATGAACACAGAGCAATGGAAGTGAATAATCTGAATGCATTCTGGATTAGACCTTGAAAGTCATTtcaattacaaatcaaacaattacgTTTTCAAAGTACTTGCAAGAGGATTTTGAATCTACCTTGAGGATTGGAGAACCTTAAATAAATTGCATGCAGGAATCTAATAGTGCCAAAGGTGATTGAGATCCCCCTGATTTGCTACAGGTAATCATTTCGATGGTGACAGTGGggctttttaagaaaaaaatattagcaTACCTTTTAATATTAGAGACAATTCTGTCCTGGTAAAGAGAATTTGACCGAAAAATATTTGAAGGAGTTTAGGTTGCATCTCAGAGTATTTAAAGTATTGATTGTTGAAAGGCCTCTTATCCAAGACATCTACTGCAAGGATACCATAACAAGAAGATATGTGCCCATTAATACTCTATACACCCGCTCACTTTTTTAGCATGTGAAATGTTTAAATCATAATCCTGACACAAGCACCAGTTACAGAAACTGCATGCTTCCTGTAACAAGTTCACTTACTTATTGCTCCTCTCACTTCACCTTGTCACATAGCTTTAGCCATAGGTAGTGGAAATATAGTCAGCAATTATTATATATTGTCTTTCGAGTGGTAATTTTGTAGGAATTTCTTTACTGCCTCCCCACCCCCTCCCTCTTCTTTTTTCCTGTGTACAAATTGTTTCTTATTTTTCTCTGGTGAATAAATTGTGTGCAGAGTCGTCTCAGGGAAGGAAGCtgatcaccttctaaagaacaatgtGAATGAGAACACAGATAAGATCTCCTCTTTAGAGGCAGAACTAAGAGAGATGAAAGAACGGTATCTTAATATGAGCCTTCGATATGCCGAAGTGGAGGCTCAGCGTGAGGGCCTGGTGATGCAGTTGAAGTCtatgaaaaaggagaaaaggtgGTTCTCATGAAACTCTCATTCGTGACCACATCTTCCCCCTGCCTAGACTACTTGGCATTCTTTTTCCTGTAGTTTCTGTGTATgccattcatcaaagtcaataaattTACCCCTCTTTTGTTAATTTACATTAGAGTATCTAAGTAGGTATCCTAATTTAAGACTTGTGGAGAAACTTTATTGTATAGAGAAACGATTATGATCTCTTGAATGTTAGTGTCAAAGTTCAAGAACTGATATCCCATTCAAATTGAGCAGCATAATTTTGGTCTATTAAGTACTTAAAAACTATATGATCATCTCTAGAGTATTTATGTTTATTAATTTGACACCATCTGAGCATCAACCGATACGAGGTTTTTCGTTATTCCGATGTCTAGataactgataagaccctaaagtcttatcgtaaaagaaatgaaagaaatgataagactctgataccaaatgatatgatcctaaagttttatcataaaagaaatgaaagaaatgataaggctctgataccaaatggtaaggctctgatactaaatggtaagaccttaaagtcttatcgtaaaagaaatcaatgaaatattattccagtttgttatgaTAAACCCTAGAAGGTcgattccctcgaagtgatcaaggagatcgatcctctcgaagcgatcaaggaggtcgatccagaCCTTAGGGTAGTATCAGAGCCTTACCATTTGGTATAAGAgccttatcattttttttatttcttttacgataaaaccttaggATCTTaccaataatattaatatatagatAAATTAAAGAGAGATTGTTTAAGAATACAAGAGAAATCTTATGTTGTACTAAGTTCCGTTATCGTACTAAGAGTAGTAACCATGACCCCCAAAAAGAAGATACATGTGTACTATCGATCGACCATAAACTATATTTAGGATAGTACATGAATTTGGACAAAATGGGAAATTGTAGGAAAATAAAGTGTTAAGAATTAGCTTTATGAAAGGAATGTTCTCAATATAAATCTTGCTATAAATCTTTTGCATTTCAGTGAGAAAAGGAATGTCGAGGGAATCCATCTTCATCGTCGATAACACCGAAGAGGCTACAGTCATCCTAAAGGGAATCGGTTTGCGTCGGACGAGAATGGAACTGGATTCGCTTTGCACCATGAGAAGCAGAAATAGTTGTGCATGCCAATGGCGGACATGTTTATTAGGCATCAGCACTGCAATCCATGTGCTCCGGTTATATCACATCAAGACGCCATGATCGACAAGACAAGCACGTCCCTCGTCTGCCTTTTGCCTCACCCTCACCTGTAACCCCTCCGCAGAACATCATCTTATCGAatgcttcatctctctctcttctctctcgctTGCCTGCCATAAAAAATGTGTATGTCTgcttcatcttctccttcttTAATTCTTTATTCTTGTGTGTGAATCATCGTGTGGACTTGTGGAACAGAGCAAGTGCAACTTGTTGCCTGCTTCATCGAGCTACATTATTGCGTGGCCCCTCTTCTCCCATGCCTCCCCCTGTGTCAACAGTTGCTTCACGAACCAACACATCGTTTTTCTTCAGGACCAAGGCATTGCTTCAAATCATTGAGCATGTGTGGGCCAACttttgccctctctctctctctctctctctcaccaacAGTCGTTTTCTATCATGAGTGGGTTGCAAATGCCTACGATTCCTTGGCCATCATGGAAGAGCAGGACGAAGGAAGATGTCTCCAGGTATTGAACAAGACGGAGTGCTCCTCGTCAGCCACAAACGTTCCCGGAAGGCTAATCTCGTTTCCAGGAATCGAGATGGAAATGATGCAGAGTGGTTTTCATGACTTCCATGGTCGTTCATCCTTCTACATATACTTGCTTATTTCATGGTGGGAACTAAACAAGTACGTACGAACACCAAGTAAAAGGGAATGAGATCTCTGTCCTCCCATTAAATGGATCCTCATAACACACGACATACTTCTCGAACCATCATCATTTAGGACAACATGATTTCATCTCTTTATTATCTTCAACCCTTCGAGAGAGGCCGATGGAATCGCGATAGAACCTCACTCAAGACAAGGCATCCATGATCAAACAATACTCACTGCCAAACCACGCAGTGTTTGTCTTAAACCACCATTACAGCCATCATTTATGACGCATAAACATTAAATTTAGAGAGATGCCACCACAGGACAAAGATTGGTGTATGTCTTTAATGAagctttgtatatatatatatatatatgttgagagagtgagagagagagagagagagcatagtAGAATTTGGTACACATCAAGTTGGCGTAAAAATTTGGGGTTTGTGCAAGCAAATGGTTTTATGTTTCTCTAAAGTTGAGTTGTGGGTGATGAAGGCTTCAGTATCTTCCTCTTTCTGAGGTACAAAAGTTCGATACATCAAATTCTGAAAGGCCTAAAAATTAAGACAAAATTGCACATTTAATTCTGACAAAGAAATCACTGTAACCATTCCACAAAAGTTCGATCGAGTGTGGGTATGAGAAGACTGAATTAACTCTTCTAATTAGATTCTGTATTTTTCCTAAGATTCTTCAGCATCTAACTTGACATCTACAATGATGGCAAACCCTAGCCAACAAAAATCAAGATAACGAGGAGacaatatataaagttaaaagatCCAAAACTGTCGAGGAATACAGAAAATTCTCATCGACTAACAAGAAATCATGTAAATGCAATCCAAACACACAAGGTAGTGTTGGCAACCCTAGAACAATTAGCTTAACCTCCATACAGATCTCCATGCAATCGATGTCGGAGACCACAGAAATCCAGTTCCAAGTAGAAGAATGAAGCTGCATGAATCCGACCATGGTAAGTCAAAATGCAACGATACTCCTTATAACGAGCGCGTTTAAGTATCATGGGATTTAGCAGCATTTGTTGACTGATCTGTCGAGTCAACCAAAGTTGGTGACAGTGCATCAGACATAATAATTGGAGAGTTCCTATCTCACCGCGCAGAACACACTATTCCAAACAGAAGAGAAACCAAACATTCCCCATGGAAAATTTCTCTTCGTCTTTCCGAAGTCATTCATTCCCTTCCCCCCACCCATTACTTTTCTTACTTCTTGAACTATAAATACTAATTAATGCTATGCAATTACAAGTATAAAAGCATTACACAATTCTGTATATAATAGGGTGGTAATTAGAAAAGGttctttgatattatttctcATTATAGTGTTAATTCTTGTGCTGGGTTTTGGGGTGTGGCTGTGACATTTAGAGACGAGGAGCAATGAAGGAACATGCAAACATATAGTGTATCATGTTGGTTCCCGGAATCCTTCGCCCACACACTTGACATATTCTTGGATGCAAGGAAACGAGAGGAGACAGGGTATGTACCGTGAGACAAAAGCATTCCATGGCGTAAAAGGCCAAAGGATCTTAAATCCGAAAGGTTCTTTTTAACTTGCATGCATGCCCGGTGGAGAACatggagagagaagagagaagagagaaggagAAAAGCCCAGAGACAAGATGAGAAAGCACGTAGGAAGAACAGTAGAAACGTAGCAGCACTTGCCAAACAGTTAAGACGGTCCAAAGGAACACACGCGCGTCGGTAGATAAAGGCAGCGAGCATACCGAGCTTTTCCTCAGGCGTTTGCGCCCGTCACGGCCACCATCGACCGGACATGAAGACCAGACCAAGCGGAAGGAGAAAAGAGAGAGTGGAAAGACGAGGAGGGAACCCTAAGGAGCAACCCTAACAACAGTAGCAGTGGCAGAGTGCGGTCCGGTGCGTGGTCGCTTAGAAAGGAGTGACACCCATGTTTGCAGCGGCTGTGGCGTAGAAACCCTCCTTGGGAAGAACATCCTCTCCCTCCTGAAAAGAAAAGTGAGATGCAAGATTCTCAGTTAATACCCATAAAAGCAAAGGGGAGGAGGAACAGCTGTGACCAGAGGCTAAGCTTAGGAAGAACTTTAGGTTTTTAAGGGAGACAGGGGTCGTTGCTTTTCGATCGCGCTCACTCACCGGCGCCTGCCGCACGCTGGCCTTCTTCAGACCCTGATCCGGCATCAGTCCGAAATGGATGTGCGGAAAGTGGGCCCACTAAAAGAGGAAAATTTAAAGAATGTGAGATCCAAACACAGGTTTAGTCCAACCAAACCTGAAGCTTAGATCGTAGAAGAGTAGTgagagagcgagagagcgagagagagatagGCTTACGTTCTTTGCAGCGGCGCTGAAGGCCTCCCTGTGAGTGATGTCGGGATTCCCAGCTTTAATGCGTTGGATTTCGTCTCTGCATTTGAACGAGAAGAGAGTGTTGTTAATTCCTCGTGGTTTGACTCCGTTTAATTAGGTCAACATGTGCTCCGCTTACTTGATGAACCGATTGTATGCGGATGGAACTCGCTGCCGCTTCTCCGGAGCTGCACACCGCACCATCATCGAGATGATTACAACAGTTGTAGAAAGGACGAAAGACGTGATAATTCGGAGCCAATTTTAACTGTTAGATATATGGCATGAATAGTGGTGAACAATTGAGTGATATGGACGGGATCATCCGAGGGGACAAAGCAGAAGGGAGGAGAGAAGAACTACTATTGCTACAGCTAAGTTTTTGAAGGCTGGGTACGTGCTACAGTTTCTGTAGCAGATGGTTTTCCTCTGGTAGACCACAGACCAGAAGACAACCTCCATTGTTGAGGTGTAAGCATCTGCAGGCATCTTCTTGCTACTGGTGTTATGTCGCCCTTGCAATTATTTCTTGTGCAGGTtgcaggaggaagaggaagatgaagatgatgagaACGAGGACGGGGTAGCAGAATGGTAAGATTTCCGAGAGAAGATGATGTGAGTGCAACAGTGAACATTATGAAGCTACGTAGCTAAACGAAATCGACAGTGTGTGCGAAGGGGAATCGATGATATGGACCGggaaagggaagggaagggatctCACGTCTGTTGACGACCGGGGACCGTGGAAGCACTTCCTCCACACCTTTCACGGGCGCCGTGGTGCTGCAGTTGCTGTTGATGCTGTCGTTGTGGTTGACGGTGGCGTTACTGTGGACGAGGTTGCCGT encodes the following:
- the LOC103993243 gene encoding protein YABBY 4-like isoform X1, which translates into the protein MSSSSAAFSLDHLSPPPSEQLCYVHCNFCDTVLAVSVPYTSLFKTVTVRCGHCTNLLSVNMRGLLLPAANQLHLSHACLTPAHHNLLDELQCPPPSLLLDPSIPCSGNANNNGNLVHSNATVNHNDSINSNCSTTAPVKGVEEVLPRSPVVNRPPEKRQRVPSAYNRFIKDEIQRIKAGNPDITHREAFSAAAKNWAHFPHIHFGLMPDQGLKKASVRQAPEGEDVLPKEGFYATAAANMGVTPF